One Elephas maximus indicus isolate mEleMax1 chromosome 18, mEleMax1 primary haplotype, whole genome shotgun sequence genomic region harbors:
- the LOC126061716 gene encoding alpha-1,3-mannosyl-glycoprotein 4-beta-N-acetylglucosaminyltransferase-like protein MGAT4E encodes MQKSSPLLLHANYKILAGTLPQEKKLLTVGISSVQHPQESYLLGTLQSLFQASSGPELNYVLVLVHLLNPDPEWLGQTVANISGLFQPHIEAQKLLVIHGLFNGSSLPGEVNNVNHSSSWKAHYSRQKTDYALLMNFARNLSDYFLMIGDNVCCTPKFVSTIYWTLKAWKEIPWMILEFSSLSFSGKVFHTGDLSRLTSFFLLFQSTPTDLLFSNFSFLLGQRAAFSLAPYLFHSQENVFTPDNTCHQEEEDEPENPPAQIYTDMMVRGFHLPEHAYFLNEDYFQTYFLAPGNVYTVVFDQPYKVSRVQVLTGIGKRGMYRLEHGQVELGYEPIQGKKGCTQYTLLGPLVKGKLDQKLHYEEDFVEEVRCVQLLVTAFQESKLLITQIKIWIKSEEE; translated from the exons ATGCAGAAAAGCTCCCCTTTACTCCTGCATGCCAACTACAAAATCCTGGCTGGAACACTTCCCCAAGAAAAGA AACTGCTGACAGTGGGAATTTCCTCCGTGCAGCACCCTCAGGAAAGCTACCTCTTGGGCACCCTGCAGTCCCTGTTCCAGGCATCCTCAGGACCTGAGCTGAATTATGTCCTGGTGCTGGTCCACCTGCTAAATCCTGACCCTGAGTGGCTCGGCCAAACTGTTGCCAATATTTCAGGCCTCTTTCAACCACATATTGAGGCCCAGAAGCTGCTCGTGATCCATGGTCTCTTCAATGGCTCTTCTCTCCCAGGAGAAGTGAATAATGTCAATCACTCTTCATCCTGGAAAGCACATTATTCCAGGCAGAAAACAGATTATGCCCTCCTCATGAATTTTGCTAGAAACCTCTCTGATTACTTTCTGATGATAGGAGATAATGTTTGCTGCACCCCCAAATTTGTTTCTACAATCTATTGGACATTAAAAGCCTGGAAAGAAATACCTTGGATGATTCTGGAGTTCTCCAGCTTGAGCTTCTCCGGGAAAGTTTTCCACACAGGCGACCTCTCCCGCCTGACCtcattcttcctcctcttccagaGCACTCCTACTGACTTGCTTTTCTCAAATTTTAGTTTCCTTTTGGGCCAGAGAGCTGCGTTTAGCCTCGCTCCCTACCTTTTCCACTCTCAGGAAAATGTTTTTACTCCTGACAACACATGTCACCAAGAGGAAGAGGATGAACCTGAAAACCCTCCTGCCCAAATCTACACTGACATGATGGTGAGAGGCTTTCATCTCCCAGAGCATGCCTATTTTCTGAATGAAGATTATTTTCAGACCTATTTTCTCGCCCCAGGCAATGTATACACTGTGGTTTTTGATCAGCCATACAAGGTGAGCCGGGTACAGGTACTGACAGGCATTGGAAAGCGGGGGATGTATCGACTGGAACACGGGCAGGTGGAACTGGGCTATGAGCCTATTCAAGGGAAAAAAGGCTGCACCCAGTATACCCTGCTGGGACCACTGGTGAAAGGGAAATTAGATCAGAAGTTGCATTATGAAGAAGATTTTGTGGAAGAAGTGAGATGTGTACAGCTCCTGGTGACAGCCTTCCAGGAGTCTAAGCTATTGATTACACAGATCAAAATCTGGATTAAATCTGAGGAAGAGTAG